From the genome of Argentina anserina chromosome 4, drPotAnse1.1, whole genome shotgun sequence, one region includes:
- the LOC126792770 gene encoding F-box/kelch-repeat protein SKIP11-like — MLEDRFCLLSRVFSSSCQQPESKWPYRMTFHQLKVDIANGKRPLEFDGEDDDDDDNRHRKLCKLLDCCEMMEMAQPSSCEQSEDEGNQDGAGSSDSDSLIHPIGRDNSISCLIHCSRSDYGSIASLNKSFWSLVRTGELYKLRRQNDVVEHWIYFSCHLLEWEAFDPNRGKWMHLPRMTSNECFMCSDKESLAVGTELLVFGKEVTAHVIFRYSILTNSWSSGMRMNAPRCLFGSASFKEIAILAGGCDSQGQILSSAELYNSETQTWELLPDMNKPRKMCSGVFMDEKFYVIGGIGGSDSKVLNCGEEYDLKTKKWTLIPNMSPGRSGAARETDMPATAEAPPLVAVVNNDLYAADYADMEVRKYDKERRLWITVGRLPERAVSMNGWGLAFRACGDRLIVIGGPRNLGEGFIEINAWVPSEGPPQWNLLARKQSGNFVYNCAVMGC; from the coding sequence ATGTTGGAGGATCGGTTCTGCTTGCTTTCAAGGGTGTTCTCGAGCTCCTGCCAGCAGCCAGAGAGCAAGTGGCCTTACCGGATGACATTTCATCAGCTCAAAGTCGATATTGCCAATGGAAAGCGGCCATTGGAGTTTGatggagaagatgatgatgatgatgataatcgACATCGGAAGCTGTGTAAGCTACTGGATTGCTGTGAGATGATGGAGATGGCTCAACCCTCTTCGTGTGAGCAATCCGAAGATGAGGGTAATCAGGATGGGGCTGGCTCATCGGATTCAGACTCCCTTATACATCCCATTGGGCGGGACAACTCGATCAGCTGCCTAATTCACTGCTCGAGGTCTGATTATGGTTCCATTGCCTCATTGAACAAGAGCTTCTGGTCATTAGTTCGGACTGGGGAGCTGTATAAGCTGAGGAGGCAGAATGATGTTGTTGAGCAttggatttatttttcttgccACTTACTTGAATGGGAGGCATTTGATCCCAATCGAGGAAAGTGGATGCACTTGCCGAGAATGACTTCCAATGAATGCTTCATGTGTTCAGACAAGGAGTCGTTGGCTGTAGGCACTGAGCTTCTTGTATTTGGTAAGGAGGTCACTGCTCATGTAATCTTTAGGTACAGTATTTTAACAAACTCTTGGTCTTCTGGAATGAGGATGAATGCCCCGAGATGCTTGTTTGGGTCTGCAAGCTTCAAGGAGATTGCAATTCTGGCAGGTGGGTGTGACTCGCAGGGACAGATACTCAGCTCTGCGGAGCTATACAATTCTGAGACTCAGACTTGGGAGCTCCTTCCAGACATGAATAAGCCGCGAAAGATGTGTTCCGGGGTATTCATGGATGAAAAGTTTTATGTCATTGGTGGGATTGGGGGAAGTGACTCAAAGGTACTTAATTGTGGGGAAGAATATGatttaaagacaaaaaaaTGGACACTCATACCTAACATGTCTCCCGGGCGGAGTGGTGCAGCCAGAGAGACTGACATGCCTGCAACTGCCGAGGCACCGCCTTTGGTTGCAGTGGTAAATAATGACTTGTATGCAGCTGACTATGCTGACATGGAGGTGAGGAAGTATGACAAAGAACGAAGATTGTGGATCACAGTGGGAAGATTGCCTGAGCGAGCAGTCTCAATGAATGGTTGGGGGCTCGCATTCAGGGCTTGTGGGGATCGTCTTATTGTCATTGGTGGCCCTAGGAATCTGGGAGAAGGTTTCATTGAGATCAATGCATGGGTTCCGAGTGAAGGTCCTCCACAATGGAACTTGCTTGCGAGAAAGCAATCTGGTAACTTTGTCTATAACTGTGCTGTAATGGGATGCTGA
- the LOC126792778 gene encoding peptidyl-prolyl cis-trans isomerase CYP23, producing the protein MEKRPNRNRRSDLGAKMWSRTSALTLFFFCLHATFLTGAIASSQESLLGSARVVFQTNYGDIEFGFFPGVAPKTVDHIFKLVRLGCYNTNHFFRVDKGFVAQVADVASGRSAPMNELQRQEAVKTVVGEFSDVKHVRGILSMGRYEDPNSAASSFSMLLGDAPHLDHQYAIFGKVTKGDETLRKLEELPTRREGIFVMPTERITILSSYYYDTEMENCEHERSILKRRLTASAVEIERQRMKCFP; encoded by the exons ATGGAAAAAAGACCAAACAGAAACCGTCGATCGGATTTAGGAGCGAAAATGTGGAGCCGGACATCAGCTCTGaccttgttcttcttttgtcTCCACGCTACATTTCTCACCGGCGCCATAGCTTCGTCTCAGGAATCTCTTCTCGGATCTGCCCGCGTCGTTTTTCAG ACCAATTATGGGGACATTGAATTCGGATTCTTCCCCGGCGTTGCACCCAAAACCGTTGACCACATATTCAAGCTCGTTCGTCTCGGCTGCTATAACACCAACCACTTCTTTAGGGTCGACAAGGGCTTCGTGGCCCAAGTCGCTGATGTGGCTAGCGGAAGATCAGCTCCTATGAATGAGCTGCAAAGACAAGAAGCTGTGAAGACTGTGGTCGGTGAGTTTAGTGATGTAAAACATGTCAGAGGGATTCTGTCGATGGGAAG aTATGAAGATCCAAATAGTGCGGCTTCCTCATTTTCGATGCTTCTCGGAGATGCGCCTCATCTTGATCATCAG TACGCAATTTTTGGTAAAGTGACTAAAGGTGATGAGACTTTGAGGAAGCTCGAGGAACTGCCTACTCGTCGCGAGGGGATTTTTGTAATG CCGACTGAACGTATAACGATTCTGTCATCATACTACTATG ATACCGAGATGGAGAATTGTGAACATGAGAGGTCAATACTGAAGAGGAGACTTACTGCATCTGCTGTTGAAATTGAAAGACAG AGAATGAAATGCTTCCCATGA
- the LOC126792785 gene encoding transcription factor PRE6: MSSRRSSRSRQSGGSRSSNISDDQIADLVSKLQQLLPEIRNRRSNKASASNVLQETLNYIKNLHREVDDLSERLSQLLATTDMDSDQAAIIRSLLM; this comes from the exons ATGTCTAGCAGAAGATCATCGCGTTCGAGGCAGTCTGGCGGTTCCAGGAGTAGCAACATCAGCGACGACCAGATCGCTGATCTCGTATCCAAGTTACAGCAACTTCTTCCTGAGATTCGCAACAGGCGCTCGAACAAG GCGTCAGCATCCAATGTTCTGCAGGAGACTCTCAACTACATCAAAAACTTGCACAGAGAGGTCGACGACCTAAGTGAGCGCTTATCTCAGCTTTTGGCGACGACTGACATGGATTCCGACCAAGCAGCCATTATTCGGAGCTTACTTATGTGA
- the LOC126792779 gene encoding binding partner of ACD11 1 has translation MSRGGFAVEVTGLSPRATERDVYDFFSFSGSIETVEIVRSGECACTGYVTFKDSYSQETACLLSGATIIDQPVCITRWGHYQDEFDFWNRPQSRDNEDTHSTHPQTSQNVPTAGEVVSVAQEVVMTMLSKGYVLGKDALAQAKSFDESHQYSATAAARVAELSERIGLTDKFCAGVEAVRSVDERYHVSELTKSAISETGRKAAEAANAVANSSYFSKGALWMSGALNRAAKAAADLGNRGVSQ, from the exons ATGAGTCGCGGTGGATTTGCCGTTGAAGTTACCGGCCTGTCTCCTAGAGCAACCGAGAGGGATGTCTAtgatttcttctccttctctggCTCAATCGAAACCGTTGAGATCGTCAG ATCGGGTGAGTGTGCATGTACCGGTTATGTGACGTTCAAGGATTCCTATTCTCAGGAGACTGCTTGCTTGCTCAGT GGTGCCACTATCATTGATCAACCTGTGTGCATAACTCGCTGGGGGCATTATCAAGATGAATTTGACTTTTGGAACAGGCCTCAATCAAGGGACAATGAAGACACTCATTCAACT CATCCACAAACAAGCCAAAATGTTCCTACTGCTGGAGAAGTGGTGTCTGTAGCACAGGAAGTAGTCATGACCATGTTATCCAAGGGATATGTGCTGGGAAAAGATGCATTAGCCCAGGCGAAATCATTTGACGAGTCTCATCAATATTCAGCGACTGCAGCAGCCAGGGTTGCTGAGCTGAGTGAGAGAATTGGCCTCACTGATAAGTTCTGTGCAGGTGTTGAAGCTGTGAGATCTGTGGATGAGCGGTACCATGTATCAGAGCTCACGAAATCAGCCATATCAGAGACTGGAAGAAAAGCCGCAGAAGCTGCGAATGCCGTGGCAAACAGCAGCTACTTTTCCAAAGGAGCCCTTTGGATGTCAGGTGCACTTAACCGAGCAGCTAAAGCTGCAGCTGATTTGGGCAATCGTGGTGTTTCACAGTAA